From Amycolatopsis sp. WQ 127309:
TGCGTCTTCTGCCTCGACTGGCGCACCGAACGCGACGGCGTCAAGGTCGAAGAGGAGTTCGCCGACGCCGTCTCGGAGTGGCGCACGACGGACCTGTTCGACGAGCGGACGCGCCTGGCGGCCGAGTACGCCGAGCGGTACGCGCTCGACCACCACAGCATCGACGACGAGTTCTGGAAGCGGATGGCCGAGCACTACACGCAGAAGGAGGTCGTCGAGCTGAGCATGAGCCTCGGTTCGTGGCTGGCCTTCGGGCGGCTCAACCACGTCCTGGGTCTCGACGTCGCCTGCGTCCTCCCGTCCCATCGGTCGTGAGGGGCCCGCGAGCCCCTCACGACCTTCGGGTCAGAAGTCCGTGGCGATGATCTTCTCGATGTTCCGTTCGGCCAGTGCGGTGATGGTGACGAACGGGTTGACGCTCGTGTTGCCGGGGATCAGGGAACCGTCGATCGCGTACAGGCCCCGGTACCCGGCGAGCCTGCCGTAGTTGTCGGTCGCCTTGTTCAGCACCGCGCCGCCGAGCGGGTGGTAGGTGAGATGGTCACCCCAGATCTTGTAGATGCCGAAGAGGTCGGTCCGGTAGATCGTCCCCTCCTTCGAGTTGATCTTGTCGAAGATGGTCTTGGCCATGTCGATCCCGGGCTGCTTCCAGGCGGTCTGCCAGTTCAGGTCGACCTTCTGCGTCGACGGGTTCCAGCTGAACTGCGCGCGGTTCGGGTTCTTCGTGATGGACAGGTAGAACGACGCCCACGTCTCGATCCCGGTCGGCAGCGGTGCGACCTCCGCGAACGCGCCGCCGGCGGCCCAGTTGTCGATGCCGCCGCACGGGATGGACGACTGGAGGCTGCCGGTCGGGTCCCAGATCTGGTTGGCCCGCCCGACCATCACGTTCCCGTTGTCGCCCCAGTTCTTGCCGACCTCGCCGTTGAGGTTCGGCAGCGCGCCGGTGGCCTTGAGCTTCACCAGCAGCTTGCTCGTGCCGACGCTGCCCGCGGCGAAGAAGACCTTGGCCGCGGTCACGACCTTGGTCGCCGACACGTCACCCGTGGTGTTGAGCTGCTCGATCGTGACGGTGTAACCGCCGCCGGACGCCGGCGTCACCTTCGCCACCCGGTGCAGCGGCGAGATGGTGACGCGGCCGGTCGCCTGGATCTGCGGCAGGTAGGTCTTCTGCAGCGACTTCTTGCCGTAGTTGTTGCC
This genomic window contains:
- a CDS encoding carboxymuconolactone decarboxylase family protein, whose translation is MNIDIPEGKDPIGYVWGEMVPGIGVAASKFSLAVYSHTTLGLREFEAARLRIAQINGCVFCLDWRTERDGVKVEEEFADAVSEWRTTDLFDERTRLAAEYAERYALDHHSIDDEFWKRMAEHYTQKEVVELSMSLGSWLAFGRLNHVLGLDVACVLPSHRS
- a CDS encoding GMC oxidoreductase — its product is MAGAALAGRAAGATPRAAGPIPDGARVPALVIGSGYGGQVTALRLAQAGVDVQLVEMGMAWDTPGSDGKIFANTTTPDQRSFWLRTRTKQPLSNFLGFPIDKDIPKYTGILDAEEFSGITVYQGRGVGGGSLVNGGMAVTPKRENFGAILPTVSADEMYNTYYPRANAGLGVGLIDPAWFDTAECYQYARVGRKQAQRSGFPFVFVPDVYDWNYMKQEQANTVPRSALAGEILYGNNYGKKSLQKTYLPQIQATGRVTISPLHRVAKVTPASGGGYTVTIEQLNTTGDVSATKVVTAAKVFFAAGSVGTSKLLVKLKATGALPNLNGEVGKNWGDNGNVMVGRANQIWDPTGSLQSSIPCGGIDNWAAGGAFAEVAPLPTGIETWASFYLSITKNPNRAQFSWNPSTQKVDLNWQTAWKQPGIDMAKTIFDKINSKEGTIYRTDLFGIYKIWGDHLTYHPLGGAVLNKATDNYGRLAGYRGLYAIDGSLIPGNTSVNPFVTITALAERNIEKIIATDF